A DNA window from Acidimicrobiia bacterium contains the following coding sequences:
- a CDS encoding AAA family ATPase, giving the protein MFLKSLELKGFKSFADRTTLEFEPGVSVVVGPNGSGKSNLVDAVAWVLGAQGPRTVRGGKMDDVIFAGTPQRAPLGRAEVSLTIDNSAGLLPIEFEEVTLTRLLFRSGDSEYQINGAPCRLLDIQELLSDTGIGRQQHVIVGQGQLDAVLTSRPEDRRAVIEEAAGVLKFRKRRERAERRLESTEGNLLRLQDLIREVRRQLTPLERQADAARRHGGVAAELRAIRLHLAGHHIAGLSAKLERLTTEKATHVQREAELTATLGTLDESVITAEQALTGIGDDDVADALARAEAVRERARGLVALVEEKRRGVESALLAAADEGVVATLVADADDARRELDGIGAAEGDSEGDASVSELESATAAQVVAQEELDAADADLRTAETELQRWRARADALESALDEAHVQAGAQRLAGLDGVVGPLVDHIEIETGAESAVASALGDAMHAVVVEHGTAARQALRHLKESDTDALLVVLGDQQRASTLWGQIPGARPLGECVTAQRPGLADAISRLLADYVLVDGGWSCALDLALEHPGLVTVTSAGDRFGSTAAWRVGGGRAAATRSALEEARTQVAAAESALAEASAAVTEGVAVLEGAEERARSASEAAREAEMARATRAERRELLTTRLAALEKRLARDPEAQAEAERQRRALAARADGLREVAGRLAAALARADSVHDRLREQRRRQSEAARAATGALQALRTERGEAERELREVRERAQRTEIDEAETNLRHETAVEALRSDFDCEPDAAVDAPRPEVPEGTTLSGRARDLERELRLMGPINPLALEEYESLQERHEFLSSQLDDVREARRELKRVIRAVDKEIVTVFTTAYEDVAENFEALFSTLFPGGTGRLSLTAPDDPLTTGIEIEARPSGKNVRRLSLLSGGERSLTALAFLFAVFRARPSPFYLLDEVEAALDDVNLHRFLDLVHEFRDEAQLVVVSHQKRTMEAADCLHGVSMPPGGSSVVVSERIDDDGHGELIERVTAEPEDLRQPEHLGS; this is encoded by the coding sequence ATGTTCCTGAAGTCACTCGAGCTGAAGGGCTTCAAGAGCTTCGCGGACCGCACCACCCTGGAGTTCGAGCCCGGCGTGTCCGTCGTCGTCGGCCCGAACGGCTCGGGCAAGAGCAACCTGGTCGACGCCGTGGCATGGGTGCTCGGTGCGCAAGGCCCGCGCACGGTGCGGGGCGGGAAGATGGACGACGTCATCTTCGCGGGCACACCGCAACGCGCGCCCCTGGGTCGCGCCGAGGTCTCTCTCACGATCGACAACTCGGCAGGGCTCCTCCCCATCGAGTTCGAGGAGGTCACCCTCACGCGACTCCTCTTCCGCTCCGGCGACTCCGAGTACCAGATCAACGGCGCGCCCTGCCGGCTCCTCGACATCCAGGAGCTGCTGTCCGACACCGGTATCGGCCGCCAGCAGCACGTCATCGTCGGTCAGGGCCAGCTCGACGCCGTTCTCACGTCGCGTCCCGAAGACCGCCGGGCGGTCATCGAGGAGGCTGCCGGGGTCCTGAAGTTCCGCAAGCGCCGTGAGCGCGCCGAGCGACGCCTCGAGTCCACGGAAGGCAACCTCCTTCGTCTCCAGGACCTCATCCGCGAGGTTCGCCGGCAGCTCACGCCGCTCGAACGGCAGGCCGACGCCGCTCGGCGCCACGGTGGGGTCGCGGCCGAGCTCCGTGCGATCAGGCTCCACCTCGCCGGCCACCACATCGCCGGGCTGTCGGCCAAGCTGGAGCGACTCACCACCGAGAAAGCCACGCACGTGCAGCGCGAAGCCGAGCTGACAGCGACGCTCGGGACCCTCGACGAGTCGGTGATCACGGCGGAGCAGGCCCTCACGGGGATCGGTGACGACGACGTCGCCGACGCACTGGCGCGAGCGGAGGCCGTTCGGGAACGTGCCCGCGGCCTCGTGGCACTCGTGGAGGAGAAGCGCCGTGGTGTCGAGAGCGCACTCCTCGCCGCGGCCGACGAGGGCGTCGTGGCGACGCTCGTGGCCGATGCCGACGATGCGCGGCGCGAGCTCGACGGGATCGGCGCCGCCGAGGGCGACTCGGAGGGTGACGCGTCCGTGTCGGAGCTCGAGTCCGCCACCGCCGCGCAGGTCGTCGCGCAGGAAGAGCTCGATGCCGCCGATGCCGACCTTCGCACCGCCGAGACCGAGCTCCAGCGCTGGCGCGCCCGGGCCGACGCACTGGAGTCGGCACTCGACGAGGCACACGTGCAGGCGGGGGCACAACGACTCGCCGGGCTCGACGGGGTCGTCGGCCCGCTCGTCGACCACATCGAGATCGAGACCGGTGCCGAGTCGGCCGTGGCATCCGCGCTCGGCGACGCGATGCACGCCGTCGTCGTGGAGCACGGGACGGCCGCGCGCCAGGCCCTGCGGCACCTCAAGGAGAGCGACACCGATGCCCTGCTCGTGGTGCTGGGCGACCAGCAACGTGCGTCCACCCTCTGGGGCCAGATCCCCGGGGCACGTCCACTCGGCGAGTGCGTGACGGCGCAGCGCCCCGGTCTGGCCGACGCCATCTCGCGCCTCCTCGCCGACTACGTGCTCGTCGACGGAGGCTGGTCGTGCGCGCTCGACCTCGCGCTCGAGCACCCGGGTCTCGTGACGGTCACGTCGGCGGGCGACCGGTTCGGGAGCACTGCGGCGTGGCGGGTGGGTGGCGGCCGTGCCGCCGCGACACGCTCCGCCCTCGAGGAGGCGCGCACGCAGGTCGCAGCAGCGGAGAGCGCGCTCGCCGAGGCGTCCGCAGCGGTCACCGAAGGTGTCGCCGTTCTGGAGGGCGCCGAGGAGAGGGCCCGCAGTGCTTCCGAGGCCGCACGCGAGGCCGAGATGGCCCGGGCGACCCGGGCGGAGCGGCGCGAGCTTCTCACGACACGCCTGGCCGCCCTCGAGAAGCGCCTCGCGCGCGACCCCGAGGCCCAGGCCGAGGCCGAGCGGCAGCGACGGGCACTCGCTGCCCGGGCCGACGGCCTCCGTGAGGTCGCCGGGCGACTGGCCGCGGCGCTGGCGCGGGCGGACTCCGTCCACGACCGTCTCCGCGAGCAGCGTCGGCGCCAGTCCGAGGCTGCGCGGGCCGCCACCGGTGCGCTCCAGGCACTGCGCACCGAGCGCGGTGAGGCCGAGCGCGAACTGCGCGAGGTGCGCGAGCGCGCACAGCGCACCGAGATCGACGAGGCCGAGACCAACCTGCGGCACGAGACCGCCGTGGAGGCCCTACGCAGTGACTTCGACTGCGAGCCCGATGCTGCGGTCGACGCTCCCCGCCCGGAGGTCCCGGAAGGGACGACCCTGTCCGGTCGCGCGCGGGACCTCGAACGCGAGCTGCGCCTCATGGGGCCGATCAACCCCCTCGCGCTCGAGGAGTACGAGTCGCTCCAGGAGCGACACGAGTTCCTCTCGAGCCAACTCGACGACGTCCGCGAGGCGCGACGCGAGCTGAAGCGTGTGATCCGCGCCGTCGACAAGGAGATCGTCACCGTCTTCACCACGGCCTACGAGGACGTGGCGGAGAACTTCGAGGCCCTGTTCTCGACGCTGTTCCCCGGCGGCACCGGCAGGCTGTCGCTGACCGCACCCGACGACCCGCTCACGACAGGCATCGAGATCGAGGCGCGGCCCTCCGGCAAGAACGTCCGCCGGCTCTCCCTCCTGTCGGGTGGTGAACGCAGCCTCACGGCGCTCGCGTTCCTCTTCGCCGTGTTCCGCGCCCGTCCGTCGCCCTTCTACCTCCTCGACGAGGTCGAGGCGGCACTCGACGACGTCAACCTGCACCGCTTCCTCGACCTCGTCCACGAGTTCCGCGACGAAGCGCAGCTCGTCGTCGTGTCGCACCAGAAGCGCACGATGGAGGCGGCCGACTGCCTGCACGGCGTCTCGATGCCGCCGGGCGGGTCGAGCGTCGTCGTGAGCGAGCGCATCGACGACGACGGGCACGGTGAGCTGATCGAGCGCGTCACCGCCGAACCCGAGGACCTCCGTCAGCCGGAGCACCTCGGTAGCTGA
- a CDS encoding acylphosphatase — translation MSGRPVVRRHVLVSGRVQGVWFRQSAAECARALRVHGRVRNLADGRVELEAEGAPDDVDGLVVWCHGGPPRARVDAVVVTDIEPTGEKGFRVS, via the coding sequence CTGAGCGGGCGCCCGGTCGTGCGCCGTCACGTGCTCGTGTCGGGCCGGGTCCAGGGCGTCTGGTTCCGGCAGAGCGCGGCCGAGTGTGCCCGGGCGCTCCGGGTCCACGGCCGGGTCCGCAACCTCGCCGACGGGCGCGTGGAGCTCGAGGCCGAAGGTGCACCCGACGACGTCGACGGCCTCGTGGTGTGGTGCCACGGGGGGCCGCCCCGTGCACGCGTCGACGCCGTCGTGGTCACCGACATCGAGCCCACGGGGGAGAAGGGGTTCCGCGTCTCGTGA
- the mutM gene encoding bifunctional DNA-formamidopyrimidine glycosylase/DNA-(apurinic or apyrimidinic site) lyase produces MPELPEVEVLRRDLDKDVTGRKIKSVEVVSMKAIKRHSKRKQFIEPLEGSKITAVERRGKYLVLALDNDHSVVIHLGMSGRLLRAKSAKVAKPKHTHVVIGFTQGGQLRFIDPRTFGEMFVTETDAVDDELPELAHLGFDPLETGISVDRFAALLRQRSVKLKSLLMDQKFIAGIGNIYSDEILFHAGLRFDRTSDSLSPQEVRRLFRAVIEVLQEAVKYRGSTLPDGGFVDLQGNPGEYQEHHQVYGREGEPCPRTKKPIMRQRYGNRSTFYSESQV; encoded by the coding sequence ATGCCTGAGCTCCCCGAGGTGGAGGTACTCCGCCGCGATCTCGACAAGGACGTGACCGGTCGCAAGATCAAGTCCGTCGAGGTCGTGTCCATGAAGGCGATCAAGCGACACTCGAAGCGCAAGCAGTTCATCGAGCCGCTCGAGGGCTCCAAGATCACGGCGGTCGAACGTCGGGGCAAATATCTCGTGCTGGCACTCGACAACGACCACTCCGTGGTCATCCACCTCGGGATGTCGGGCCGGCTGCTCCGTGCGAAGTCCGCCAAGGTGGCCAAGCCGAAGCACACCCACGTGGTGATCGGCTTCACGCAGGGGGGGCAGCTGCGCTTCATCGACCCCCGCACGTTCGGGGAGATGTTCGTCACCGAGACCGACGCGGTCGACGACGAGCTGCCCGAGCTCGCGCACCTGGGCTTCGACCCCCTCGAGACGGGGATCTCGGTCGACCGGTTCGCGGCGTTGCTGCGCCAGCGCAGCGTGAAGCTCAAGTCGCTGCTGATGGACCAGAAGTTCATCGCCGGCATCGGCAACATCTACAGCGACGAGATCCTGTTCCACGCCGGCCTGCGTTTCGACCGGACGAGCGACTCGCTCTCGCCCCAGGAGGTCCGCCGGCTGTTCCGGGCCGTCATCGAGGTGCTCCAGGAGGCCGTGAAGTACCGCGGCTCCACCCTGCCCGACGGCGGGTTCGTCGACCTCCAGGGCAATCCGGGGGAGTACCAGGAGCACCACCAGGTCTACGGCCGCGAAGGCGAGCCGTGCCCCCGCACGAAGAAGCCGATCATGCGCCAGCGCTACGGCAACCGGTCCACCTTCTACTCGGAGAGCCAGGTCTGA
- the rnc gene encoding ribonuclease III, which yields MTPRRDPDDAGTTADLADLERALGHEFADRGLLSTALVHRSYRTRRPGAQSNERLEFLGDAVLGLSVTTEIYGRYPDSPEGELAPIRAAVVNEVTLADLAREIDLGRFLFLDKGEDATGGRDKASILADAMEAVLGAVYLDGGWDVADALVRRLLDGRIADAWREPALQESKNRLQEMVVHRFSDRPRYEVSSEGPDHDRRFRAVVHIEGAVRGEGEGSTSTKAQLAAAAAAIEWLDATDSTTRAPERRVRAQQGSRDA from the coding sequence ATGACACCGCGTCGTGATCCCGACGATGCCGGCACCACCGCCGACCTCGCCGACCTCGAGCGCGCCCTGGGCCACGAGTTCGCCGACCGCGGTCTTCTGAGCACCGCTCTCGTCCACCGGTCGTACCGCACCCGCCGTCCGGGTGCGCAGTCGAACGAGCGCCTCGAGTTCCTCGGCGACGCGGTCCTCGGGCTCAGTGTCACGACCGAGATCTACGGCCGCTACCCCGACTCCCCCGAAGGCGAGCTGGCGCCGATCCGCGCCGCCGTGGTCAACGAGGTCACGCTGGCCGACCTGGCCCGCGAGATCGACCTGGGCCGTTTCCTGTTCCTCGACAAGGGCGAGGACGCCACGGGAGGCCGCGACAAGGCGTCGATCCTCGCCGATGCGATGGAGGCCGTTCTCGGCGCCGTCTACCTCGACGGCGGGTGGGACGTGGCCGACGCCCTCGTGCGGCGGCTGCTCGACGGGCGGATCGCCGACGCGTGGCGGGAGCCGGCGCTGCAGGAATCGAAGAACAGGCTCCAGGAGATGGTCGTCCACCGCTTCTCCGACCGGCCCCGCTACGAGGTCAGCTCCGAGGGCCCCGATCACGACCGGCGCTTCCGCGCGGTCGTGCACATCGAGGGAGCCGTGCGGGGCGAGGGCGAGGGAAGTACGAGCACGAAGGCCCAACTGGCTGCGGCAGCCGCAGCGATCGAGTGGCTCGACGCCACCGATTCCACGACACGCGCGCCCGAGCGGCGTGTCCGAGCACAGCAAGGATCCCGTGATGCCTGA
- a CDS encoding acyl carrier protein, with the protein MPAETHVTGAVPDADEILSLIRERLADILEIDVGAITADSRFSDDLDADSLALIELVEHLEQEIGERSVGFTVDDADLADLTSVRDAVDYVVSRFQP; encoded by the coding sequence GTGCCCGCTGAGACCCACGTGACGGGCGCCGTTCCCGACGCCGACGAGATCCTGTCGCTGATCCGCGAGCGGCTGGCCGACATCCTCGAGATCGACGTCGGCGCCATCACCGCCGACTCCCGGTTCTCCGACGACCTCGACGCCGACTCGCTCGCCCTCATCGAGCTCGTGGAGCACCTCGAACAGGAGATCGGCGAGCGCTCCGTGGGCTTCACGGTCGACGACGCGGACCTGGCGGACCTGACGTCGGTGCGTGACGCTGTGGACTACGTCGTGAGTCGTTTCCAGCCATGA
- the plsX gene encoding phosphate acyltransferase PlsX translates to MTPRRPVVAVDAVGGDNAPAAAVAGALRAVDELDVSVLLVGPEDVVKAELPDGAVPDGVEILHASEIVAMDDEPASAVRTKKDSSLVRAAEAVRDGDADAMVSAGNTGATMAAALLRMGRVSGVARPAVAVPIPVPGGGHQMLVDAGATVDCSPEWLAQFAVMGRTYSRVRFGVDEPRVGLLSNGEEAGKGDTLRKEATALLAGTPGFVGNVEGRQFMTSDPDVVVTDGFTGNVALKTIEGVITVVAGLVYGVLSATDEAREAGRVIEPLLLEAAETLDPEHTGGATLLGVDGVCIISHGSSTDRAIAGAVGVALDAVAADVPTRIGEAIAGAR, encoded by the coding sequence ATGACCCCCCGGAGGCCCGTCGTCGCCGTCGACGCCGTCGGAGGCGACAACGCGCCCGCCGCGGCCGTGGCCGGTGCCCTGCGCGCCGTCGACGAGCTCGACGTGTCGGTGCTCCTGGTGGGTCCCGAGGACGTCGTGAAGGCCGAACTACCCGACGGCGCCGTCCCCGACGGAGTGGAGATCCTCCATGCCTCGGAGATCGTGGCGATGGACGACGAGCCTGCGTCGGCGGTCCGCACCAAGAAGGACTCGTCGCTCGTACGCGCCGCCGAGGCCGTGCGTGACGGTGACGCCGACGCCATGGTGAGTGCGGGCAACACCGGGGCGACGATGGCGGCGGCACTGCTGCGGATGGGTCGCGTGAGCGGTGTGGCCCGCCCTGCTGTGGCCGTCCCGATACCCGTGCCCGGTGGCGGCCACCAGATGCTGGTCGATGCCGGAGCGACCGTCGACTGCTCACCGGAGTGGTTGGCCCAGTTCGCCGTCATGGGGCGCACGTACTCGCGGGTGCGCTTCGGTGTGGACGAGCCGCGCGTCGGGCTCCTGTCGAACGGTGAGGAGGCGGGCAAGGGCGACACCCTGCGCAAGGAGGCGACGGCTCTGCTCGCGGGAACTCCCGGTTTCGTCGGCAACGTCGAGGGTCGTCAGTTCATGACCTCCGACCCCGATGTCGTGGTGACCGACGGTTTCACGGGCAACGTCGCACTGAAGACCATCGAGGGTGTCATCACCGTGGTGGCCGGTCTCGTCTATGGCGTGCTGTCCGCAACCGACGAGGCCCGCGAGGCCGGCCGGGTGATCGAGCCACTGCTCCTCGAGGCCGCCGAGACACTCGATCCCGAACACACCGGTGGGGCAACACTGCTGGGGGTCGACGGCGTGTGCATCATCTCCCACGGCTCGTCGACCGATCGCGCGATCGCCGGGGCCGTCGGCGTCGCCCTCGACGCCGTGGCGGCCGATGTCCCGACGCGAATCGGAGAGGCGATCGCCGGTGCCCGCTGA
- the rpmF gene encoding 50S ribosomal protein L32 — MAVPKRKTSRSRTHSRRSANRTVTSAARSVCPHCGVGKRPHVVCPHCGWYRDRQVLDVE, encoded by the coding sequence ATGGCCGTTCCCAAGCGCAAGACCAGCAGAAGCCGCACCCACTCCCGGCGTTCGGCGAACCGGACCGTGACCTCCGCGGCACGGTCGGTGTGCCCCCACTGCGGTGTCGGCAAGCGTCCGCACGTCGTCTGCCCGCACTGCGGGTGGTACCGCGACCGGCAGGTTCTCGACGTCGAGTAG
- a CDS encoding YceD family protein codes for MPGLRTDVSDLLARPGARVTRRERVGLVVPAPSVSPVDDAVDLDLVLEHVTDGIVIHGSASGTWTGACSRCLAQVTGPFEVAVRELFEREPVEGETYPIVDDEIDLELPLRDAVVLELPAVPLCRGDCAGLCPMCGVDRNQTGCDCTVEAGDPRWAALDELHL; via the coding sequence GTGCCCGGATTGCGCACCGACGTCTCCGATCTCCTCGCCCGCCCGGGCGCCCGCGTCACCCGTCGCGAGCGCGTCGGCCTCGTCGTCCCCGCGCCGTCCGTGAGCCCCGTCGACGACGCTGTCGACCTCGACCTGGTCCTCGAGCACGTCACCGACGGCATCGTGATCCACGGCTCGGCCTCGGGGACGTGGACGGGTGCCTGCAGCCGGTGCCTCGCACAGGTCACCGGTCCCTTCGAGGTCGCCGTGCGCGAGCTCTTCGAGAGGGAGCCGGTGGAGGGCGAGACGTATCCCATCGTCGACGACGAGATCGACCTCGAGCTCCCGCTGCGCGACGCCGTGGTGCTCGAGCTCCCCGCCGTTCCCCTCTGCCGCGGCGACTGCGCCGGGCTGTGCCCGATGTGCGGGGTCGACCGCAACCAGACCGGCTGCGACTGCACCGTGGAGGCCGGCGATCCCCGATGGGCCGCGCTCGACGAGCTGCACCTCTGA
- the coaD gene encoding pantetheine-phosphate adenylyltransferase, with the protein MATALCPGSFDPVTNGHVDIVERSARHFDDVIVAVIRNPQKSEPLFTLDERQEMLHEVLAHLDNVRVDVFKGLLVDYARDEGAEAIVKGLRAISDFDYELQMGQMNHRLSGIDTFFITTNPEYSFLSSSLVREVARFGGDVSGMVPPSVAKRLDERFGAGR; encoded by the coding sequence GTGGCCACGGCTCTCTGCCCCGGATCGTTCGACCCGGTCACCAACGGCCACGTCGACATCGTCGAACGCAGCGCGCGCCACTTCGACGACGTGATCGTCGCCGTGATCCGCAACCCCCAGAAGTCCGAGCCGCTCTTCACCCTCGACGAGCGCCAGGAGATGCTCCACGAGGTGCTCGCACATCTCGACAACGTCCGGGTCGATGTCTTCAAGGGGCTCCTCGTCGACTACGCCCGCGACGAGGGAGCCGAGGCGATCGTGAAGGGCCTGCGTGCCATCTCCGACTTCGACTACGAGCTCCAGATGGGCCAGATGAACCACCGCCTGTCGGGAATCGACACCTTCTTCATCACGACGAACCCGGAGTACTCGTTCCTGTCGTCGAGTCTCGTGCGCGAGGTCGCCCGCTTCGGTGGCGACGTGTCGGGCATGGTCCCCCCGTCGGTGGCCAAGCGCCTCGACGAGCGTTTCGGAGCAGGCCGGTGA
- the rsmD gene encoding 16S rRNA (guanine(966)-N(2))-methyltransferase RsmD produces MGSSGVRVIAGSAKGRRLTVPEDVRPSTGRVREAVFSMLGDVSGCVVLDVCAGSGALAVEALSRGAASAVLIDADRGACATLRRNLEGIGFDDRATVVRGDAARVVATPGESGPPADLVLCDPPYEWDPTQVSGLLSALADSPRVAPSARIVVELPARAGAPVLPAGWRSSRERTYGDTLVLVVDT; encoded by the coding sequence GTGGGTTCGTCGGGTGTGCGCGTCATCGCCGGATCGGCGAAGGGGAGGCGCCTCACGGTGCCCGAGGACGTACGGCCGAGCACGGGTCGCGTCCGCGAAGCGGTGTTCTCCATGCTCGGCGACGTCTCGGGATGTGTGGTCCTCGACGTGTGCGCCGGCAGCGGGGCACTCGCGGTCGAGGCACTGTCGCGCGGCGCGGCGTCGGCCGTGCTGATCGATGCCGATCGCGGGGCCTGCGCCACCCTCCGGAGGAATCTCGAGGGCATCGGCTTCGACGACCGCGCCACGGTCGTGCGTGGCGATGCCGCCCGCGTCGTGGCCACGCCCGGCGAGAGTGGGCCACCGGCCGACCTCGTGCTCTGCGACCCGCCCTACGAGTGGGACCCGACGCAGGTTTCCGGGCTCCTCTCGGCCCTGGCCGACTCGCCACGCGTGGCCCCGTCCGCACGCATCGTCGTCGAGCTCCCCGCACGGGCCGGGGCACCCGTTCTGCCGGCGGGATGGCGGTCATCCCGGGAGCGCACCTACGGCGATACGCTCGTGCTCGTCGTCGACACCTGA
- the recG gene encoding ATP-dependent DNA helicase RecG, with translation MTLRDLAEKPVDELKGVGARIAPRLAEMGITRVVDVLEHYPRRYIDRTARAMIGDVALGEEVTVFAEVSRIGARRTRRGRALVEAVITDGTSDLSVVFFNQAWRARQLREGTEAAFFGKVDEYRGRRQMTNPAVDVVGQLGERTGAIIPVYPQSGKAEVSSALLSRLVGEVLRRSASRGFADPLDPPIRDRLGLCDRGVAYTRIHRPETMQDHRVAARRLVFDEFLRMQVGLVARKRALAAEHRGISHDVAGVMEETFVDGLPFELTEGQRDAMTAIAADMTADAPMHRLLQGDVGSGKTVVAVAAALRAVEAGSQAAVMAPTEVLAEQHHLSISAMLDGMTVPSSGTLTGDRPLRVELLTGRTPAARRRTLRDDLGAGDIDLVVGTHALLEEGARFGRLGLVVIDEQHRFGVEQRSVLRGKGDEPDVLVMTATPIPRTAAMLVYGDLDLTELRQMPVGRAPVTTAVVDASPLGRVEAYTRLRAEIDAGHQGYVVCPLVDGSDTVQAKAATEEFERLAADELAGLRIGLLHGQLRADDKESVMAQFRDGEIDVLVATTVIEVGVDVPNATVIVIEDADHFGLSQLHQLRGRVGRGGGASWCYLVSDPPTPEAEQRLAAMVESTDGFLLAERDLEIRGAGEVFGERQAGFTDLKLGRLPRDTDVVLDARAVAEEILDDDPALTSNVALREEVGDLLGDAVDFLFKS, from the coding sequence CTGACGCTGCGCGACCTGGCGGAGAAGCCGGTCGACGAGCTCAAGGGCGTGGGCGCCCGGATCGCGCCGCGTCTTGCAGAGATGGGGATCACGCGGGTCGTGGACGTGCTCGAGCACTACCCGCGTCGCTACATCGACCGCACGGCCCGGGCGATGATCGGCGACGTGGCGCTCGGCGAGGAGGTCACGGTCTTCGCCGAGGTCTCACGCATCGGCGCGCGGCGGACACGACGTGGCCGGGCGCTGGTGGAGGCCGTCATCACCGACGGCACCTCCGATCTCTCGGTCGTCTTCTTCAACCAGGCCTGGCGTGCACGCCAGCTCCGCGAAGGGACGGAGGCGGCGTTCTTCGGGAAGGTCGACGAGTACCGGGGCCGCCGGCAGATGACCAACCCGGCGGTCGATGTCGTCGGACAGCTCGGGGAACGCACCGGCGCCATCATCCCCGTGTACCCGCAGTCCGGGAAGGCGGAGGTGTCGTCGGCGCTGCTCAGCAGGCTCGTCGGGGAGGTGCTGCGCCGCTCGGCGAGCCGCGGGTTCGCAGACCCGCTGGACCCACCGATCCGGGACCGTCTCGGGCTCTGCGACCGCGGTGTCGCCTACACGCGCATTCACCGCCCCGAGACGATGCAGGACCATCGTGTGGCGGCGCGGCGCCTCGTGTTCGACGAGTTCCTCCGGATGCAGGTCGGCCTCGTCGCCCGCAAACGCGCGCTGGCGGCCGAGCACCGCGGGATCAGCCACGACGTCGCCGGTGTGATGGAGGAGACGTTCGTCGACGGTCTTCCCTTCGAACTGACCGAGGGACAGCGGGACGCCATGACGGCGATCGCCGCCGACATGACCGCGGACGCCCCGATGCACCGGTTGCTCCAGGGCGACGTCGGCTCGGGCAAGACGGTCGTGGCGGTTGCCGCGGCCCTGCGGGCCGTCGAGGCCGGGTCCCAGGCGGCGGTGATGGCGCCCACCGAGGTGCTCGCCGAGCAGCACCACCTGTCGATCTCGGCGATGCTCGACGGGATGACCGTTCCGAGCAGCGGGACCCTCACGGGCGACCGGCCCCTGCGCGTGGAGCTGCTGACCGGGCGGACCCCGGCGGCCCGTCGACGGACGCTCCGGGACGACCTCGGCGCGGGCGACATCGACCTCGTCGTGGGTACCCATGCGCTGCTCGAGGAGGGCGCCCGCTTCGGGCGACTCGGTCTCGTCGTGATCGACGAGCAGCACCGCTTCGGAGTCGAGCAACGCTCGGTTCTGCGGGGCAAGGGCGACGAGCCCGACGTCCTCGTCATGACCGCCACGCCGATCCCCCGTACCGCGGCGATGCTCGTGTACGGCGATCTCGACCTCACGGAGTTGCGCCAGATGCCCGTCGGGCGGGCTCCCGTCACGACCGCCGTCGTCGACGCGTCGCCGCTCGGTCGTGTCGAGGCCTACACCCGGCTCCGCGCCGAGATCGACGCCGGACATCAGGGCTACGTCGTGTGCCCTCTCGTCGACGGGTCCGACACGGTGCAGGCCAAGGCCGCCACCGAGGAGTTCGAGCGTCTCGCGGCCGACGAGCTCGCGGGGCTCCGCATCGGGCTCCTCCACGGCCAGCTCCGTGCCGACGACAAGGAATCGGTCATGGCGCAGTTCCGCGACGGCGAGATCGACGTCCTCGTCGCGACCACGGTGATCGAGGTGGGTGTCGACGTCCCGAACGCCACGGTGATCGTGATCGAGGACGCCGACCACTTCGGCCTGTCACAGCTCCACCAGCTCCGTGGCCGCGTGGGGCGCGGTGGCGGTGCGTCGTGGTGCTACCTCGTCTCGGATCCTCCCACGCCCGAGGCCGAGCAGAGGCTCGCGGCGATGGTCGAGTCGACCGACGGCTTCCTCCTGGCCGAGCGGGACCTCGAGATCCGGGGTGCGGGCGAGGTGTTCGGGGAGCGCCAGGCCGGCTTCACCGATCTCAAGCTCGGGCGCCTTCCCCGCGACACCGACGTGGTCCTCGACGCCCGTGCCGTGGCCGAGGAGATCCTCGATGACGATCCCGCGCTCACCTCGAACGTCGCGCTGCGCGAGGAGGTCGGCGATCTCCTCGGTGATGCCGTCGACTTCCTCTTCAAGAGCTGA